Proteins from a genomic interval of Phocoena phocoena chromosome 20, mPhoPho1.1, whole genome shotgun sequence:
- the AKT2 gene encoding RAC-beta serine/threonine-protein kinase isoform X2, producing the protein MNEVSVVKEGWLHKRGEYIKTWRPRYFLLKSDGSFIGYKERPEAPDQTLPPLNNFSVAECQLMKTERPRPNTFVIRCLQWTTVIERTFHVDSPDEREEWMQAIQMVANSLKQRGPGADPMDYKCGSAGDSCAAEEMEVAVSKARAKVTMNDFDYLKLLGKGTFGKVILVREKASGRYYAMKILRKEVIIAKDEVAHTVTESRVLQNTRHPFLTALKYAFQTHDRLCFVMEYANGGELFFHLSRERVFTEERARFYGAEIVSALEYLHSRDVVYRDIKLENLMLDKDGHIKITDFGLCKEGVSDGATMKTFCGTPEYLAPEVLEDNDYGRAVDWWGLGVVMYEMMCGRLPFYNQDHERLFELILMEEIRFPRTLSPEAKSLLAGLLKKDPKQRLGGGPSDATEVMEHRFFLSINWQDVVQKKLLPPFKPQVTSEVDTRYFDDEFTAQSITITPPDRYDSLGLLELDQRTHFPQFSYSASIRE; encoded by the exons ATGAACGAGGTGTCTGTCGTCAAAGAAGGCTGGCTCCACAAGCGCG GTGAATACATCAAGACCTGGCGGCCCCGGTACTTCCTGCTGAAGAGCGACGGCTCCTTCATTGGATATAAGGAGCGGCCCGAGGCCCCCGACCAGACCCTGCCCCCCTTAAACAACTTCTCTGTTGCAG AATGCCAGCTGATGAAGACCGAGAGACCGCGGCCCAACACCTTCGTCATACGCTGCCTGCAGTGGACCACAGTCATCGAGAGGACCTTCCATGTAGACTCTCCGGATGAGAG GGAGGAGTGGATGCAGGCCATCCAAATGGTTGCCAACAGCCTCAAGCAGCGGGGCCCAGGTGCGGATCCCATGGACTACAAGTGTGGCTCCGCCGGCGACTCTTGTGCAGCCGAGGAGATGGAAGTGGCGGTGAGCAAGGCGCGGGCCAAGGTG ACCATGAATGACTTCGACTATCTCAAGCTCCTGGGCAAGGGCACCTTTGGCAAAGTCATCCTGGTGCGGGAGAAGGCCAGTGGCCGCTACTACGCCATGAAGATCTTGCGGAAGGAGGTTATCATCGCTAAG GATGAAGTCGCCCACACGGTCACCGAGAGCCGCGTCCTCCAGAACACCAGGCACCCGTTCCTCACT GCGCTGAAGTACGCCTTCCAGACCCACGACCGCCTGTGCTTCGTGATGGAGTACGCCAACGGTGGCGAG CTGTTCTTCCACCTGTCCCGGGAACGCGTCTTCACGGAGGAGCGGGCCCGCTTTTATGGTGCGGAGATCGTCTCAGCCCTGGAGTACCTGCACTCGCGGGACGTGGTGTACCGTGACATCAAG CTGGAAAACCTCATGCTGGACAAAGATGGCCACATCAAGATCACTGACTTCGGCCTGTGCAAAGAGGGCGTCAGTGACGGGGCCACCATGAAAACCTTCTGTGGGACCCCTGAATACCTGGCGCCCGAG GTGCTGGAGGACAACGACTACGGCCGGGCAGTGGACTGGTGGGGGCTGGGCGTGGTCATGTACGAGATGATGTGCGGCCGCCTGCCCTTCTACAACCAGGACCACGAGCGCCTCTTCGAGCTCATTCTCATGGAGGAGATCCGCTTCCCGCGCACGCTCAGCCCTGAGGCCAAGTCCCTGCTTGCTGGGCTGCTTAAGAAGGACCCCAAGCAGAG GCTCGGCGGGGGGCCCAGTGATGCCACGGAGGTCATGGAGCACAGGTTCTTCCTCAGTATCAACTGGCAGGACGTGGTGCAGAAGAAG CTCCTGCCACCCTTCAAACCTCAGGTCACATCTGAGGTTGACACAAGGTACTTTGACGACGAGTTCACCGCCCAGTCCATCACAATCACACCCCCGGACCGCT ATGACAGCCTGGGCTTACTCGAACTGGACCAGCGGACCCACTTCCCCCAGTTCTCCTATTCGGCCAGCATCCGAGAGTGA
- the AKT2 gene encoding RAC-beta serine/threonine-protein kinase isoform X1 → MNEVSVVKEGWLHKRGEYIKTWRPRYFLLKSDGSFIGYKERPEAPDQTLPPLNNFSVAECQLMKTERPRPNTFVIRCLQWTTVIERTFHVDSPDERQEWMQAIQMVANSLKQRGPGADPMDYKCGSAGDSCAAEEMEVAVSKARAKVTMNDFDYLKLLGKGTFGKVILVREKASGRYYAMKILRKEVIIAKDEVAHTVTESRVLQNTRHPFLTALKYAFQTHDRLCFVMEYANGGELFFHLSRERVFTEERARFYGAEIVSALEYLHSRDVVYRDIKLENLMLDKDGHIKITDFGLCKEGVSDGATMKTFCGTPEYLAPEVLEDNDYGRAVDWWGLGVVMYEMMCGRLPFYNQDHERLFELILMEEIRFPRTLSPEAKSLLAGLLKKDPKQRLGGGPSDATEVMEHRFFLSINWQDVVQKKLLPPFKPQVTSEVDTRYFDDEFTAQSITITPPDRYDSLGLLELDQRTHFPQFSYSASIRE, encoded by the exons ATGAACGAGGTGTCTGTCGTCAAAGAAGGCTGGCTCCACAAGCGCG GTGAATACATCAAGACCTGGCGGCCCCGGTACTTCCTGCTGAAGAGCGACGGCTCCTTCATTGGATATAAGGAGCGGCCCGAGGCCCCCGACCAGACCCTGCCCCCCTTAAACAACTTCTCTGTTGCAG AATGCCAGCTGATGAAGACCGAGAGACCGCGGCCCAACACCTTCGTCATACGCTGCCTGCAGTGGACCACAGTCATCGAGAGGACCTTCCATGTAGACTCTCCGGATGAGAGGCAA GAGTGGATGCAGGCCATCCAAATGGTTGCCAACAGCCTCAAGCAGCGGGGCCCAGGTGCGGATCCCATGGACTACAAGTGTGGCTCCGCCGGCGACTCTTGTGCAGCCGAGGAGATGGAAGTGGCGGTGAGCAAGGCGCGGGCCAAGGTG ACCATGAATGACTTCGACTATCTCAAGCTCCTGGGCAAGGGCACCTTTGGCAAAGTCATCCTGGTGCGGGAGAAGGCCAGTGGCCGCTACTACGCCATGAAGATCTTGCGGAAGGAGGTTATCATCGCTAAG GATGAAGTCGCCCACACGGTCACCGAGAGCCGCGTCCTCCAGAACACCAGGCACCCGTTCCTCACT GCGCTGAAGTACGCCTTCCAGACCCACGACCGCCTGTGCTTCGTGATGGAGTACGCCAACGGTGGCGAG CTGTTCTTCCACCTGTCCCGGGAACGCGTCTTCACGGAGGAGCGGGCCCGCTTTTATGGTGCGGAGATCGTCTCAGCCCTGGAGTACCTGCACTCGCGGGACGTGGTGTACCGTGACATCAAG CTGGAAAACCTCATGCTGGACAAAGATGGCCACATCAAGATCACTGACTTCGGCCTGTGCAAAGAGGGCGTCAGTGACGGGGCCACCATGAAAACCTTCTGTGGGACCCCTGAATACCTGGCGCCCGAG GTGCTGGAGGACAACGACTACGGCCGGGCAGTGGACTGGTGGGGGCTGGGCGTGGTCATGTACGAGATGATGTGCGGCCGCCTGCCCTTCTACAACCAGGACCACGAGCGCCTCTTCGAGCTCATTCTCATGGAGGAGATCCGCTTCCCGCGCACGCTCAGCCCTGAGGCCAAGTCCCTGCTTGCTGGGCTGCTTAAGAAGGACCCCAAGCAGAG GCTCGGCGGGGGGCCCAGTGATGCCACGGAGGTCATGGAGCACAGGTTCTTCCTCAGTATCAACTGGCAGGACGTGGTGCAGAAGAAG CTCCTGCCACCCTTCAAACCTCAGGTCACATCTGAGGTTGACACAAGGTACTTTGACGACGAGTTCACCGCCCAGTCCATCACAATCACACCCCCGGACCGCT ATGACAGCCTGGGCTTACTCGAACTGGACCAGCGGACCCACTTCCCCCAGTTCTCCTATTCGGCCAGCATCCGAGAGTGA
- the AKT2 gene encoding RAC-beta serine/threonine-protein kinase isoform X4 — protein sequence MNEVSVVKEGWLHKRGEYIKTWRPRYFLLKSDGSFIGYKERPEAPDQTLPPLNNFSVAECQLMKTERPRPNTFVIRCLQWTTVIERTFHVDSPDERQEWMQAIQMVANSLKQRGPGADPMDYKCGSAGDSCAAEEMEVAVSKARAKVTMNDFDYLKLLGKGTFGKVILVREKASGRYYAMKILRKEVIIAKDEVAHTVTESRVLQNTRHPFLTALKYAFQTHDRLCFVMEYANGGELFFHLSRERVFTEERARFYGAEIVSALEYLHSRDVVYRDIKVLEDNDYGRAVDWWGLGVVMYEMMCGRLPFYNQDHERLFELILMEEIRFPRTLSPEAKSLLAGLLKKDPKQRLGGGPSDATEVMEHRFFLSINWQDVVQKKLLPPFKPQVTSEVDTRYFDDEFTAQSITITPPDRYDSLGLLELDQRTHFPQFSYSASIRE from the exons ATGAACGAGGTGTCTGTCGTCAAAGAAGGCTGGCTCCACAAGCGCG GTGAATACATCAAGACCTGGCGGCCCCGGTACTTCCTGCTGAAGAGCGACGGCTCCTTCATTGGATATAAGGAGCGGCCCGAGGCCCCCGACCAGACCCTGCCCCCCTTAAACAACTTCTCTGTTGCAG AATGCCAGCTGATGAAGACCGAGAGACCGCGGCCCAACACCTTCGTCATACGCTGCCTGCAGTGGACCACAGTCATCGAGAGGACCTTCCATGTAGACTCTCCGGATGAGAGGCAA GAGTGGATGCAGGCCATCCAAATGGTTGCCAACAGCCTCAAGCAGCGGGGCCCAGGTGCGGATCCCATGGACTACAAGTGTGGCTCCGCCGGCGACTCTTGTGCAGCCGAGGAGATGGAAGTGGCGGTGAGCAAGGCGCGGGCCAAGGTG ACCATGAATGACTTCGACTATCTCAAGCTCCTGGGCAAGGGCACCTTTGGCAAAGTCATCCTGGTGCGGGAGAAGGCCAGTGGCCGCTACTACGCCATGAAGATCTTGCGGAAGGAGGTTATCATCGCTAAG GATGAAGTCGCCCACACGGTCACCGAGAGCCGCGTCCTCCAGAACACCAGGCACCCGTTCCTCACT GCGCTGAAGTACGCCTTCCAGACCCACGACCGCCTGTGCTTCGTGATGGAGTACGCCAACGGTGGCGAG CTGTTCTTCCACCTGTCCCGGGAACGCGTCTTCACGGAGGAGCGGGCCCGCTTTTATGGTGCGGAGATCGTCTCAGCCCTGGAGTACCTGCACTCGCGGGACGTGGTGTACCGTGACATCAAG GTGCTGGAGGACAACGACTACGGCCGGGCAGTGGACTGGTGGGGGCTGGGCGTGGTCATGTACGAGATGATGTGCGGCCGCCTGCCCTTCTACAACCAGGACCACGAGCGCCTCTTCGAGCTCATTCTCATGGAGGAGATCCGCTTCCCGCGCACGCTCAGCCCTGAGGCCAAGTCCCTGCTTGCTGGGCTGCTTAAGAAGGACCCCAAGCAGAG GCTCGGCGGGGGGCCCAGTGATGCCACGGAGGTCATGGAGCACAGGTTCTTCCTCAGTATCAACTGGCAGGACGTGGTGCAGAAGAAG CTCCTGCCACCCTTCAAACCTCAGGTCACATCTGAGGTTGACACAAGGTACTTTGACGACGAGTTCACCGCCCAGTCCATCACAATCACACCCCCGGACCGCT ATGACAGCCTGGGCTTACTCGAACTGGACCAGCGGACCCACTTCCCCCAGTTCTCCTATTCGGCCAGCATCCGAGAGTGA
- the AKT2 gene encoding RAC-beta serine/threonine-protein kinase isoform X3 — MNEVSVVKEGWLHKRGEYIKTWRPRYFLLKSDGSFIGYKERPEAPDQTLPPLNNFSVAECQLMKTERPRPNTFVIRCLQWTTVIERTFHVDSPDERQEWMQAIQMVANSLKQRGPGADPMDYKCGSAGDSCAAEEMEVAVSKARAKTMNDFDYLKLLGKGTFGKVILVREKASGRYYAMKILRKEVIIAKDEVAHTVTESRVLQNTRHPFLTALKYAFQTHDRLCFVMEYANGGELFFHLSRERVFTEERARFYGAEIVSALEYLHSRDVVYRDIKLENLMLDKDGHIKITDFGLCKEGVSDGATMKTFCGTPEYLAPEVLEDNDYGRAVDWWGLGVVMYEMMCGRLPFYNQDHERLFELILMEEIRFPRTLSPEAKSLLAGLLKKDPKQRLGGGPSDATEVMEHRFFLSINWQDVVQKKLLPPFKPQVTSEVDTRYFDDEFTAQSITITPPDRYDSLGLLELDQRTHFPQFSYSASIRE; from the exons ATGAACGAGGTGTCTGTCGTCAAAGAAGGCTGGCTCCACAAGCGCG GTGAATACATCAAGACCTGGCGGCCCCGGTACTTCCTGCTGAAGAGCGACGGCTCCTTCATTGGATATAAGGAGCGGCCCGAGGCCCCCGACCAGACCCTGCCCCCCTTAAACAACTTCTCTGTTGCAG AATGCCAGCTGATGAAGACCGAGAGACCGCGGCCCAACACCTTCGTCATACGCTGCCTGCAGTGGACCACAGTCATCGAGAGGACCTTCCATGTAGACTCTCCGGATGAGAGGCAA GAGTGGATGCAGGCCATCCAAATGGTTGCCAACAGCCTCAAGCAGCGGGGCCCAGGTGCGGATCCCATGGACTACAAGTGTGGCTCCGCCGGCGACTCTTGTGCAGCCGAGGAGATGGAAGTGGCGGTGAGCAAGGCGCGGGCCAAG ACCATGAATGACTTCGACTATCTCAAGCTCCTGGGCAAGGGCACCTTTGGCAAAGTCATCCTGGTGCGGGAGAAGGCCAGTGGCCGCTACTACGCCATGAAGATCTTGCGGAAGGAGGTTATCATCGCTAAG GATGAAGTCGCCCACACGGTCACCGAGAGCCGCGTCCTCCAGAACACCAGGCACCCGTTCCTCACT GCGCTGAAGTACGCCTTCCAGACCCACGACCGCCTGTGCTTCGTGATGGAGTACGCCAACGGTGGCGAG CTGTTCTTCCACCTGTCCCGGGAACGCGTCTTCACGGAGGAGCGGGCCCGCTTTTATGGTGCGGAGATCGTCTCAGCCCTGGAGTACCTGCACTCGCGGGACGTGGTGTACCGTGACATCAAG CTGGAAAACCTCATGCTGGACAAAGATGGCCACATCAAGATCACTGACTTCGGCCTGTGCAAAGAGGGCGTCAGTGACGGGGCCACCATGAAAACCTTCTGTGGGACCCCTGAATACCTGGCGCCCGAG GTGCTGGAGGACAACGACTACGGCCGGGCAGTGGACTGGTGGGGGCTGGGCGTGGTCATGTACGAGATGATGTGCGGCCGCCTGCCCTTCTACAACCAGGACCACGAGCGCCTCTTCGAGCTCATTCTCATGGAGGAGATCCGCTTCCCGCGCACGCTCAGCCCTGAGGCCAAGTCCCTGCTTGCTGGGCTGCTTAAGAAGGACCCCAAGCAGAG GCTCGGCGGGGGGCCCAGTGATGCCACGGAGGTCATGGAGCACAGGTTCTTCCTCAGTATCAACTGGCAGGACGTGGTGCAGAAGAAG CTCCTGCCACCCTTCAAACCTCAGGTCACATCTGAGGTTGACACAAGGTACTTTGACGACGAGTTCACCGCCCAGTCCATCACAATCACACCCCCGGACCGCT ATGACAGCCTGGGCTTACTCGAACTGGACCAGCGGACCCACTTCCCCCAGTTCTCCTATTCGGCCAGCATCCGAGAGTGA